The following coding sequences lie in one Arachis hypogaea cultivar Tifrunner chromosome 9, arahy.Tifrunner.gnm2.J5K5, whole genome shotgun sequence genomic window:
- the LOC112711885 gene encoding amino acid permease 6-like: MAMQGNTSPCIEEVAKDGYDSNKFDDDGHPKRKGTWITASGHILTAVIGSGVLSLAWAIAQLGWIAGPIVLMLFSLITLYTSFLLTDCYRSPDPVHGTRNHTYRNMVKNILGGTQHHYCGLAQYINLIGASIGYTITAAISMVAIQRSNCYHKNGHDAVCTMPNYPYMIMFGIIEIILSQIPDFHELSWLSALAAIMSFGYATIGIGLSIAKVAGRSHARTSLTGVTIGVDVTSSEKLWNTFTALGNIAFAYSFSSVIVEIQDTLKSGKPENQVMKVAASTSVAVTTVFYMLCGMIGYAAFGNDAPGNFLTGFGFYEPFWLIDIGNIFIVVHLVGAYQVYTQPVFLLVENWCKERWPESSFMAKEHHIKIPLVGTYRMNPFRLIWRTLYVILSAVIAILLPFFNSIVGLLGALAFWPLTVYFPTKMYMVQSKVPKFSMRWTGLKLLSVFCLLISIVAAAGSIEGIIKELKVYKPF; the protein is encoded by the exons ATGGCGATGCAGGGCAATACAAGCCCTTGCATCGAAGAAGTAGCAAAAGATGGGTATGACTCTAATAAATTTGATGACGATGGTCATCCAAAACGAAAAG GAACATGGATAACTGCGAGTGGACATATTTTGACGGCTGTTATAGGCTCAGGGGTGCTATCTCTTGCATGGGCCATTGCCCAGTTGGGTTGGATTGCAGGACCCATTGTCCTCATGCTCTTCTCACTCATCACTCTCTACACTTCTTTTCTCCTCACCGATTGTTATAGGTCCCCTGACCCTGTTCATGGAACCAGGAACCACACGTATAGGAACATGGTCAAGAATATTCTAG GAGGAACTCAACACCATTATTGTGGATTGGCTCAATACATAAATCTGATTGGAGCAAGCATTGGATATACTATCACTGCAGCCATTAGTATGGT GGCTATACAAAGATCCAATTGTTATCACAAAAATGGGCATGATGCAGTGTGTACTATGCCAAACTACCCTTATATGATCATGTTTGGGATCATAGAGATTATATTAAGCCAAATCCCAGACTTCCATGAACTTTCATGGCTCTCTGCTCTTGCTGCTATCATGTCTTTTGGTTATGCTACCATAGGGATTGGTCTCTCCATAGCCAAAGTTGCAG GGAGAAGCCATGCCAGAACAAGCCTTACTGGGGTTACCATTGGAGTGGATGTGACAAGCAGCGAGAAGCTATGGAATACTTTTACAGCTTTGGGAAACATTGCTTTTGCATATAGCTTCAGTTCTGTCATTGTTGAGATACAGGATACATTGAAATCGGGTAAACCGGAGAACCAAGTGATGAAGGTGGCTGCTTCTACATCAGTGGCAGTCACCACTGTCTTCTATATGCTATGTGGTATGATAGGCTATGCAGCATTTGGGAACGATGCTCCTGGAAACTTCTTAACAGGATTTGGTTTCTATGAGCCATTTTGGCTTATTGACATTGGTAACATTTTCATCGTCGTTCATCTCGTTGGCGCCTATCAGGTGTACACACAGCCCGTGTTTTTGCTTGTGGAAAATTGGTGCAAGGAGCGTTGGCCTGAAAGCAGCTTCATGGCAAAAGAGCATCACATAAAGATTCCATTGGTTGGAACCTATAGAATGAATCCTTTCAGGCTAATATGGAGGACATTGTATGTGATATTGTCAGCAGTGATTGCTATATTACTTCCTTTCTTCAACAGCATTGTTGGTTTGCTTGGAGCTCTTGCATTCTGGCCATTGACAGTGTACTTTCCAACAAAGATGTACATGGTACAATCTAAAGTGCCAAAGTTCTCTATGAGGTGGACAGGGTTGAAGTTGCTAAGTGTGTTCTGCTTGCTGATTTCAATTGTTGCTGCAGCTGGATCAATTGAAGGAATTATTAAAGAACTTAAAGTTTACAAGCCATTCTAG